Part of the Carnobacterium pleistocenium FTR1 genome is shown below.
ACTTGGGCCAACAGTTATCCTTCCAATCACAATGTTGTTTGTTGGATTGATTTTTGGAACAGGTTTTAAAACAGCCTTTAAATCGGGTATCACAATTGGTATCGGTTTTGTAGGAATAAATTTAGTTATTGGTTTGTTAACAGATAATTTAGGTACAGCAGCACAAGCAATGGTTGAGCGATTCGGTTTATCGTTAAATGTCATTGATGCAGGTTGGCCTGCAGCAGCTGCAGCCTCATGGGCAATGCCTATCTCAGTTCTTTTAATTCCGATTCTTTTAGTAGTGAACTTATTAATGATCGTATTCAAAATGACTAAAACATTAAATGTAGATATTTGGAATTATTGGCACTTTATTGCAGCTGGTGCAACGGGTTATATCGTTACCGGCGGAAGCGTATGGTTCGCCATATTATGTGCTGTCCTTTATGAAGTAGCTGTTTTGATTATTGCAGATAAAACGCAACCTTTGGCAGAAAACTTCTTCGGTTTAGAAGGAATTTCATTACCAACTGGTTCAACAGCAGCATTTGCTCTTTTAGGTATTCCAATTGGTAAAGTAGTTGGAATGATTCCGGGAATCAAAAATCTAAATGCTGATCCTGAGTCAATCCAAAAACGTTTTGGTATTTTTGGTGAACCGATGATGGTTGGATTGATCCTTGGTACTTTTATCGGTCTATTAGCTGGTTACGATGTTGGTGCTGCTTTCCAAGTTGGTATCGCAATGGGAGCAGTTATGTTACTAATGCCTCGTATGGTTAAATTGTTAATGGAAGGTTTAATCCCAATCTCTGAAGCAGCTCGTGAATTTATGAAAAAACGTTTCCCAGGCCGCGATTTGTATATTGGTTTAGATGCTGCTTTAGCAGTAGGACATCCCGCAGTTATGTCAACTGCATTACTACTAACACCTATTACACTTTTAATTGCCGTTTTATTACCAGGAAACAGAGTATTACCATTCGGTGATTTAGCTACAATTACATTCTATGTTGCCTTTATCGTTGCATCTCGTAAAGGAAATATCGTCCAATCTGTTATTACTACATCAATTATCTTAGTATTTTCATTATGGATGGCTACTGACTTTGCTGAAGTTCATACAGCAATGATGGCTAACGCTGACTTTACAGCTCCAGGAAATGTTACAGAAATATCTTCTCTAGATATGGGTGGTAACTTCCTTAACTGGGCAATCTTGAAATTCTCACAATTTTATCAATCTATTGTTGGATAGTATATGAAAATAGAGCGTACTGTTCAATGAAAAATGAATAGTGCGCTTTTATTTGAAAAAATGGAGGGTGAAAAATAATGCGTGCAGCAGTATTGTATGATAATAAAGTTATCAAAACAGAAGAAGTAAAGGAAAAATTAGTCCAGAAAGATGAAGTCCGTGTTAAAGTGATGTCTGCTGGTATTTGCGGTTCGGATACGCATAAAATGCAAGCAGTATGGAAATACCCACTGCCGGCTGTAATGGGGCATGAATTTTCGGGAGTGATAAGTGAAATCGGCACAAATGTAACCGAACACAAAATTGGAGATAGAGTTGCAGTAGCACCGCTGATTCCTTGTCGTAAATGCCTTTACTGTCAAAAAGGGGAATTCTCATTATGTGAAGATTACACAATGATCGGTTCTCATCGTTATGGAGGATTTGCCGAAAATGTTGTTGTACCTGAAGCAAATGCTCTTCCGATAGGTGATTTAAGTTTTGAAGAAGGAGCAATGATTGAACCGTTAGCCGTTGCTATGCATGCAGTGCGTGGCATTGAGCCTAAACTAGGGGATACGGTAGTTGTTTTTGGTATTGGAACAATTGGATTGCTTGTTGTGCAAGCCTTGCAAGTAGCGGGGGTAAAGGATGTTATCGCAGTTGATATCAGTTCAAAAAAATTAGAAGAAGCAAAATCTTATGGTGTCCGCTATACAATCAATTCTTTAGAAGAAAACCTAGAAGAAAAAGTACTCGAATACACAAATGGTTTAGGTGCTGATATTGCTCTTGAATGTGCTGGATCAAAAATCACACAAGAGCAATGTTTGCGGGTCACAAGTAAACGCGGGAAAATTGGGTACATCGGAATTGCTTATCAAGATGTATTATTGCCTGAAAAATCATTTGAGAATATTTTTAGACATGAATTAACGATTAAAGGTTTTTGGAATTCTTACAGTGCACCTTTTCCTGGTAAGGAGTGGACCGATGGTATTGAGTTTGTAGAACAAGGACGGATTAAATTGAAACCAATGGTATCTCACCGCTATTCACTTGATCAAACGAAAGAAGCTTTTGACATGATGCTTGGCAGAAAAGAAGACTTTAACAAAGTGATTATTCAACCAAATGGAGAGGAGTAATAAAATGAAAGCAGTTAGAAAGTTAGAACCTGGATACGATAAGATGGAATTACAACAAGTGGAAGAACCAAATGTAACCGGTACCCTAGTAAAAATAAAAACGGCGTTTACTGGAATCTGTGGGTCAGATATTCATACCTTTAAAGGTGAATATAAAAATCCTAAAACTCCAGTAACCTTAGGACATGAATTTTCTGGAACAGTCGTTGAGGTTGGTCCAGAAGTGAAAAAAGTAAAAGTTGGCGATCGTGTAGTTAGTGAGACAACCTTTGAAACATGTGGGAAATGTCGCTACTGTTTGGAAAAAGATTATAATTTATGTAGCAATCGTCGCGGTATCGGGACGCAACAAGATGGCAGTTTTGCTGAATTTTTAGTTTCTAAAGAAGAAAGTGTTCACATCATCCCGGATAATGTAACATTTGAAGCTGCAGCTTTAACAGAACCACTTGCTTGCTGTGTTCATGCGGCATTAGAGAAAACAACAATTAAAGCTACAGACACTGTTTTAATCGTAGGCCCTGGTCCAATTGGTCTTTTACTTGCACAAGTTGTAAAAGCGCAAGGTGCAAAAGTCATTATATCAGGAATTACAAAAGACAAACCTCGGTTAGATTTAGCAAAAGAGCTAGGCATTGATGTGGCTGTCGATTCAATGACTGAAGATCTTACAAACATTGTTCTAGAGTTAACAGATGGGTATGGAGCAGATAAAGTCTTTGATTGTTCAGGCTTTGCCCCGGCAGTAAACCAAGCGTTAGCTGTAACAAGCAAAAAAGGAACATTTGTACAAGTTGGATTGTTTGTTGACAAATTCAATAAATTTGATCAAGAGTCAATTATTCAACGAGAAATTCAATATGTTGGTAGTCGTTCTCAAAAACCAACGTCTTGGGTCATTGCGTTACAACTGTTGTCTGATGGAAAAATCGATGCAGACAAAATGATCACTAAAGTAACTGATTTAGACAATTGGCGTGAAGCCTTTGAAGCCGTAATGGGTGGAGACGAAATTAAAGTACTAGTAAAATCATAAGAATACCACAAGTGGATATGCGTAATTATACGCATATCTATTTGTCTATTAAAATTAATCAAACTAAAAGACAGGAGTGGGGAGAATGAAATTAGTTATTGGGAGTGATCATGGTGGTAAAAGGTTAAAAGATGCTATCGTAGCTCATTTGAAAAATAAGCAAATAGAGATAGAGGATATTGGTCCATTTGATTTAGAAAGTGTTGATTATCCGTCTTATGCAAGTGAAGTTGGAACAAGAGTTGCAAAAAAGAAAGCAGACTACGGTATTCTGTGCTGTGGAACAGGAATAGGAATGTCGATTGCAGCAAATAAACTAAATGGCGTTCGTGCATCAGTTGTATCCGATTGTTTTTCAGCTGAAGCTACTAAAGCACACAATAATAGTAATGTACTTTGTTTAGGAGAACGCGTAATTGGTGAAGGATTAGCTTTGAAGATCGTTGACACTTGGTTAGCAACTGAATTTGAAGGTGGAGAACGACATGCAAGAAGACTGAAAAAAGTAGCAGAATTAGAGCAAATCAATAACTAATAAAAAGAGGTGTTGGAATGTATCTAGATACGGCAAATACTGAATTGATCAAGAAATATATACTGTTTGATTGGGTAACAGGAGTAACAACGAATCCAACTTTATTAAAGACGGAATCAACTCAAAAAAGAATTGAAAGCATTCAAGAAATTCTTGCGATTATTAAAGAACGTCAATTGTTCGTCCAGATTGCAGGAGAAACGGTACAAGAATTAATCGAAGATGCAGAAACTATTTTAGCTTTAGAAGATGATCGAGTTGCTTTGAAAATCGCTGCAGATGAGGATGGCTTCAAAGCTATTCAAAGTATCAAGAATCGTTATCCAAAAGTTATTATTTTGGCGACCGCTATTTTTTCAGTCGAGCAAGCTTATCTTGCTGGTTTAGCTGGCTGTGATTGGGTAGCACCTTATGTTAATCGAATGGAAAATCAAAGTTTGGATGGCATAGAAATCATTTCTAAAATTGCTGAAGTATACGCAAACCAACGAATAAAAACAAAGATCTTAGGAGCAAGTTACAAAAATACTTCTCAAGTTATCAATAGTTTATTAGCGGGTGCGGATGATGTTACGATCCCAACAGCGCTAATTGAAGTGATGATGAAAAATAAGTTAGCTGCGGATAGTATTCAAGTTTTTAATCAACATGCGGCTGAAAAGGAGTAAATTTAAAATGACGTATATGGCGGCTTCTCTAATGTGCGGTGACCAGCTTCATATTGGTGATGAACTCGACAAATTAGAAAAAGCTAATTGTGATCTGCTACATTTAGATGTTATGGACGGAATATATGTGAATAATTTAGCATTAGGACCTGAATGGATAGACGCTGTAAAAAAAACGACAACGATACCTATAGATATTCATTTAGCAACGATCGATCCGATTAAATATATCGACATGTTTGCTCCTCTTCAACCTGAATTTCTATCCTTTCATGTAGAAGAAGCAAGGAATGTTGCAGAAACGATTGCTAAAATTAAAAGCTATGGAATAAAACCTTCTATTGCGTTGAATCCTGAGACGCCGCTTTCTGCTATTATGCCATTTTTAGATGATGTCGAAATGGTTTTAATGATGACTGTAAATCCAGGTTTTTCAGGTCAAAAATTTAATAAAAAGGTACTTAAAAAAATTGAAGAGCTGAGTGAATTACTATTGGGACAAGCGCATC
Proteins encoded:
- a CDS encoding PTS galactitol transporter subunit IIC; translated protein: MQTFIDGINYILALGPTVILPITMLFVGLIFGTGFKTAFKSGITIGIGFVGINLVIGLLTDNLGTAAQAMVERFGLSLNVIDAGWPAAAAASWAMPISVLLIPILLVVNLLMIVFKMTKTLNVDIWNYWHFIAAGATGYIVTGGSVWFAILCAVLYEVAVLIIADKTQPLAENFFGLEGISLPTGSTAAFALLGIPIGKVVGMIPGIKNLNADPESIQKRFGIFGEPMMVGLILGTFIGLLAGYDVGAAFQVGIAMGAVMLLMPRMVKLLMEGLIPISEAAREFMKKRFPGRDLYIGLDAALAVGHPAVMSTALLLTPITLLIAVLLPGNRVLPFGDLATITFYVAFIVASRKGNIVQSVITTSIILVFSLWMATDFAEVHTAMMANADFTAPGNVTEISSLDMGGNFLNWAILKFSQFYQSIVG
- a CDS encoding galactitol-1-phosphate 5-dehydrogenase, coding for MRAAVLYDNKVIKTEEVKEKLVQKDEVRVKVMSAGICGSDTHKMQAVWKYPLPAVMGHEFSGVISEIGTNVTEHKIGDRVAVAPLIPCRKCLYCQKGEFSLCEDYTMIGSHRYGGFAENVVVPEANALPIGDLSFEEGAMIEPLAVAMHAVRGIEPKLGDTVVVFGIGTIGLLVVQALQVAGVKDVIAVDISSKKLEEAKSYGVRYTINSLEENLEEKVLEYTNGLGADIALECAGSKITQEQCLRVTSKRGKIGYIGIAYQDVLLPEKSFENIFRHELTIKGFWNSYSAPFPGKEWTDGIEFVEQGRIKLKPMVSHRYSLDQTKEAFDMMLGRKEDFNKVIIQPNGEE
- a CDS encoding zinc-binding dehydrogenase, coding for MKAVRKLEPGYDKMELQQVEEPNVTGTLVKIKTAFTGICGSDIHTFKGEYKNPKTPVTLGHEFSGTVVEVGPEVKKVKVGDRVVSETTFETCGKCRYCLEKDYNLCSNRRGIGTQQDGSFAEFLVSKEESVHIIPDNVTFEAAALTEPLACCVHAALEKTTIKATDTVLIVGPGPIGLLLAQVVKAQGAKVIISGITKDKPRLDLAKELGIDVAVDSMTEDLTNIVLELTDGYGADKVFDCSGFAPAVNQALAVTSKKGTFVQVGLFVDKFNKFDQESIIQREIQYVGSRSQKPTSWVIALQLLSDGKIDADKMITKVTDLDNWREAFEAVMGGDEIKVLVKS
- the rpiB gene encoding ribose 5-phosphate isomerase B, with product MKLVIGSDHGGKRLKDAIVAHLKNKQIEIEDIGPFDLESVDYPSYASEVGTRVAKKKADYGILCCGTGIGMSIAANKLNGVRASVVSDCFSAEATKAHNNSNVLCLGERVIGEGLALKIVDTWLATEFEGGERHARRLKKVAELEQINN
- a CDS encoding transaldolase family protein gives rise to the protein MYLDTANTELIKKYILFDWVTGVTTNPTLLKTESTQKRIESIQEILAIIKERQLFVQIAGETVQELIEDAETILALEDDRVALKIAADEDGFKAIQSIKNRYPKVIILATAIFSVEQAYLAGLAGCDWVAPYVNRMENQSLDGIEIISKIAEVYANQRIKTKILGASYKNTSQVINSLLAGADDVTIPTALIEVMMKNKLAADSIQVFNQHAAEKE
- a CDS encoding ribulose-phosphate 3-epimerase gives rise to the protein MTYMAASLMCGDQLHIGDELDKLEKANCDLLHLDVMDGIYVNNLALGPEWIDAVKKTTTIPIDIHLATIDPIKYIDMFAPLQPEFLSFHVEEARNVAETIAKIKSYGIKPSIALNPETPLSAIMPFLDDVEMVLMMTVNPGFSGQKFNKKVLKKIEELSELLLGQAHRPLIEVDGNIKSETIEWMNHAQPDIFVLGTSALFHENDNESYGTRMSKLRQQIERYKA